A stretch of DNA from Mesorhizobium onobrychidis:
ACCGGCGTGCCGGTGGTGATCATGGTCTCGCCGTCCTCATCCAGGATGAAGCCGGACAGGATCTTGACCTCGTCGGGTTCGCGACGCTGCGTCACAAAACGCGATTGACCCGGGCGGCGCTTGTCGAGGTCGGCCTGGATCTCAGCGCGCGTGAAGCGGATGCCGGGCGGACAGCCGTCGACCACGCAGCCGAGCGCTGGGCCATGGCTTTCGCCCCAGGTGGTGACGCGGAAAAGGTGGCCAAACGTATTGTGAGACATGAAAACCAGCCCTGCCGGCATCGGAGCCGGCTTAGCGCAAGACCCCGAAAATCGCAGCGATTTTCGGGTCATGCGCAAAATCAAAGTGCTACAGCGTCCTGCGCCCGTCCAACAGGGACGCGCGGCGCTGCAGTCTGCGTTCTATTGGCGTTTTCGGCAGTGGTCAAACTGTGATCCGGCGGATTTAGTTTTGACACATTCGGTTGGTTTCTGCTTCCCTCTATCCGTCTGTTGAACACCCGCCGCCACCGTGCCGGCGCAATGATAAGAGGACGATGATGCGTATTCTGATCGGCGCCGTTGCCGCCACATTGCTGTTTTCCACCGCCGCCTTCGCCGGCCAAACCGAAGGCTTGATCAAAGAGGTCGACAAGGACACGTTGACGCTGACACTCGACGACGGCAAATCCTACAAGCTGAATGCCGAAACCGATCTTGATGCGCTGAAACCCGGCATGGATATCGTGATCGCCTACGACGAGA
This window harbors:
- a CDS encoding DUF1344 domain-containing protein; the protein is MRILIGAVAATLLFSTAAFAGQTEGLIKEVDKDTLTLTLDDGKSYKLNAETDLDALKPGMDIVIAYDETNGENVITDMQLPDSGSAE